One Streptococcus sp. DTU_2020_1001019_1_SI_AUS_MUR_006 DNA window includes the following coding sequences:
- the glnR gene encoding transcriptional repressor GlnR yields the protein MKEKEFRRNMAVFPIGSVMKLTDLSARQIRYYEDQELIKPDRNEGNRRMYSLNDMDRLLEIKDYISEGLNIAAIKKKYAEREAKSKKPVSQTEVRRALRNEVLQQSRFASQQSPFGRG from the coding sequence ATGAAGGAAAAAGAATTTCGTCGCAATATGGCAGTTTTCCCTATTGGTAGTGTTATGAAGTTGACCGATCTTTCGGCGCGCCAGATTCGTTACTATGAAGACCAGGAGTTGATTAAGCCTGATCGTAACGAGGGCAATCGTCGTATGTATTCTTTGAATGACATGGATCGATTGCTTGAGATTAAAGATTATATCTCTGAAGGTCTGAATATTGCTGCCATCAAGAAAAAATATGCTGAACGTGAGGCGAAGTCTAAAAAACCAGTGAGTCAAACTGAAGTACGAAGAGCCCTTCGGAATGAAGTTCTCCAACAAAGTCGCTTTGCTTCTCAACAATCACCTTTTGGTCGCGGTTAG
- the glnA gene encoding type I glutamate--ammonia ligase, translating into MPITAADIRREVKEKNVTFIRLMFSDILGTMKNVEIPATDEQLDKVLSNKAMFDGSSIEGFVRINESDMYLYPDLDTWTVFPWGDENGSVAGLICDVYTTEGEPFAGDPRGNLKRALRHMEEVGFKSFNLGPEPEFFLFKLDENGDPTLEVNDKGGYFDLAPTDLADNTRREIVNVLTKMGFEVEASHHEVAVGQHEIDFKYDEVLRACDKIQIFKLVVKTIARKHGLYATFMAKPKFGIAGSGMHCNMSLFDAEGNNAFFDPNDPKGMQLSETAYYFLGGLIKHAYNYTAIMNPTVNSYKRLVPGYEAPVYIAWAGRNRSPLVRVPASRGMGTRLELRSVDPMANPYIAMAVLLEVGLNGIENKIEAPAPIEENIYIMTAEERKEAGITDLPSTLHNALKALTEDEVVKAALGEHIYTSFLEAKRIEWASYATFVSQWEIDNYLDLY; encoded by the coding sequence ATGCCAATCACAGCTGCAGATATTCGTCGTGAAGTTAAGGAAAAAAATGTAACCTTTATCCGTCTCATGTTTTCAGATATTTTGGGAACTATGAAAAACGTCGAAATTCCTGCTACAGATGAACAACTAGACAAGGTCTTGTCAAACAAGGCTATGTTTGATGGATCTTCTATTGAAGGGTTTGTTCGTATCAACGAATCAGATATGTACCTATACCCTGACCTGGACACTTGGACAGTCTTTCCTTGGGGAGATGAGAACGGTAGTGTCGCAGGATTGATCTGTGATGTCTATACAACAGAAGGGGAACCATTTGCAGGAGATCCTCGTGGAAACCTCAAACGTGCTCTTCGTCACATGGAAGAAGTTGGATTCAAATCTTTCAACCTTGGACCAGAGCCAGAATTCTTCCTATTTAAGCTTGATGAAAATGGAGATCCAACTCTTGAGGTAAATGACAAGGGTGGTTACTTTGATTTGGCGCCTACAGACCTTGCTGACAACACTCGTCGTGAGATTGTTAACGTCTTGACCAAAATGGGATTTGAAGTTGAAGCAAGTCACCACGAAGTTGCTGTAGGCCAACATGAGATTGACTTTAAGTACGATGAAGTTCTTCGCGCTTGTGATAAGATTCAAATCTTTAAACTAGTTGTAAAAACAATTGCCCGTAAACATGGTCTCTATGCAACCTTTATGGCTAAACCAAAATTTGGTATCGCTGGTTCAGGTATGCACTGTAATATGTCCTTGTTTGATGCTGAAGGAAACAATGCCTTCTTTGATCCAAATGATCCAAAAGGAATGCAATTGTCAGAAACTGCTTACTACTTCCTTGGTGGTTTGATCAAACATGCCTACAACTATACAGCTATCATGAACCCAACCGTTAACTCATACAAACGTTTGGTTCCAGGCTACGAAGCCCCTGTTTACATCGCTTGGGCTGGCCGTAACCGTTCACCACTTGTCCGCGTACCAGCATCACGCGGAATGGGAACACGTTTGGAGTTGCGTTCAGTGGACCCAATGGCGAACCCATATATTGCTATGGCTGTTCTTTTAGAAGTTGGTTTGAACGGTATCGAAAACAAAATTGAAGCACCAGCACCAATCGAGGAAAACATCTACATCATGACTGCAGAAGAGCGTAAAGAGGCTGGCATTACTGACCTTCCATCAACTCTTCACAACGCTTTGAAGGCTTTGACAGAAGACGAAGTGGTTAAAGCAGCTCTAGGTGAACACATCTACACTAGCTTCCTTGAAGCTAAACGCATCGAGTGGGCGAGCTATGCAACCTTTGTCTCACAATGGGAAATTGATAACTACCTAGATCTATACTAA
- a CDS encoding PadR family transcriptional regulator, whose amino-acid sequence MELTDKIRRVYLPMTETGFYILFCLQKENHGYGITQKVKEMTDSQVSISPGTMYGTLSKMEKDGLISFVREEEKRKIYQITDLGRKVLEIELKRIERLYRNSREEL is encoded by the coding sequence ATGGAATTAACAGATAAGATTAGGCGGGTTTACCTTCCCATGACTGAAACGGGATTTTATATTCTGTTTTGTCTGCAAAAGGAGAACCATGGCTATGGTATTACGCAAAAGGTCAAAGAAATGACAGATTCACAGGTTTCGATTAGTCCTGGGACTATGTATGGAACCCTATCGAAGATGGAAAAGGATGGTTTGATTTCCTTTGTCCGAGAAGAGGAAAAACGTAAAATCTATCAGATAACAGACTTAGGAAGAAAAGTTTTAGAGATTGAGTTGAAACGTATTGAACGGCTCTATAGAAACAGTCGGGAGGAGCTTTGA
- a CDS encoding DUF2812 domain-containing protein, which produces MEKKVVYRICTIADYDREALYLREMHAQGWKLKEVSYSNLVVAVKYTFEKCQPEQVVYQLDFYPMKKSERASYLQLFKDCGWEHITDFNGFSYFRKPYYRIESDAEFEIYNDAAGKLAMVKRILIMRMLPVLLLFSALLPVFSKLLSGRGSFSWGMFLIVSVDCTLLIVFSIQISYICWRLFQKWKELSDK; this is translated from the coding sequence ATGGAAAAGAAAGTTGTTTATAGGATTTGTACCATTGCGGATTATGATAGAGAGGCACTCTATCTCAGAGAAATGCATGCTCAGGGCTGGAAACTTAAGGAAGTAAGTTATTCTAACTTAGTAGTTGCGGTTAAGTATACATTTGAAAAGTGCCAACCGGAGCAGGTGGTTTATCAGTTGGACTTTTATCCTATGAAAAAATCAGAGAGAGCTTCCTATTTACAACTATTTAAAGATTGTGGGTGGGAGCATATTACAGACTTTAATGGTTTTTCCTATTTTAGAAAACCTTATTATCGAATTGAATCAGATGCCGAGTTTGAAATTTATAATGATGCGGCCGGGAAGTTAGCTATGGTCAAGCGCATTTTAATAATGCGGATGCTTCCTGTCTTGCTTCTCTTTTCAGCGCTACTACCGGTTTTCTCAAAGTTACTCAGTGGAAGAGGTTCTTTCAGTTGGGGAATGTTTTTGATTGTTAGCGTAGACTGTACTTTATTGATAGTTTTTTCGATTCAGATTTCTTATATTTGTTGGAGATTGTTTCAAAAATGGAAAGAATTATCCGATAAATAA
- a CDS encoding DUF2812 domain-containing protein codes for MNSKVQFRMFTIFDLDKVEDYLHEMHLKGWKFKSNRFGFFYFEQCRPDDVVYRVWNTSYLRKNEVDLQSIKDRGWEFVENCSYSVFRKATCDVDSNDQSFMDNRLRWADVKSRLRTSTVSISGGLVVCMSLFRESLSQSFFLIFALYALVISYLIYSFYRLKKKYLENVR; via the coding sequence ATGAATAGCAAAGTACAATTTCGAATGTTTACCATTTTTGATTTGGATAAGGTAGAAGATTATTTGCATGAGATGCATTTGAAAGGTTGGAAATTTAAATCGAATCGTTTTGGCTTTTTCTATTTTGAACAATGCCGACCAGATGATGTAGTTTACCGTGTGTGGAATACTAGCTACCTTAGAAAAAATGAGGTGGATTTACAAAGTATTAAGGATAGAGGATGGGAATTTGTGGAAAATTGTTCTTATTCTGTTTTTCGAAAAGCAACTTGTGATGTAGATTCAAATGATCAATCTTTCATGGACAATCGTCTTCGATGGGCTGATGTGAAATCTAGACTTCGTACATCTACAGTTTCTATCTCTGGTGGTCTTGTTGTTTGTATGAGTCTGTTTCGCGAAAGTCTCTCTCAGTCTTTCTTCCTTATTTTTGCCCTTTATGCCCTCGTGATTTCTTACCTAATCTATAGTTTTTATAGACTTAAAAAGAAATATCTTGAGAATGTAAGATAA
- the hrcA gene encoding heat-inducible transcriptional repressor HrcA yields the protein MVTERQQSILNLIIDIFTKTHEPVGSKALQESINSSSATIRNDMAALEKQGLLEKAHTSSGRMPSVAGFQYYVKHSLSFDRLAENQVYEIVKAFDQEFFKLEDILQEATRILTDLSGCTVVALDVEPSRQKLTAFDIVVLGQHTALAVFTLDESRTVTSQFLIPRNFLQEDLNRLKTMIQERFLDQTVLDIHYKIRTEIPQIIQRYFTTTDNVMDLVEHIFKEMFNENIVVSGKVNLLNFANLAAYQFFDQPQKVALEIRENLIGDQMQSVRVADSQESCLADLAVISSKFLIPYRGFGILAIIGPVNLNYQQLVNQLNVVNRVLTMKLTDFYRYLSSNHYEVN from the coding sequence ATGGTTACGGAACGTCAGCAGAGTATTTTAAATCTGATTATTGACATCTTTACCAAAACGCACGAACCTGTTGGATCTAAGGCCTTGCAAGAGTCTATCAACTCTAGTAGTGCTACCATTCGAAATGACATGGCAGCTCTAGAAAAGCAAGGTTTGCTTGAAAAGGCACATACTTCCAGTGGTCGGATGCCGAGTGTGGCTGGATTTCAATACTATGTCAAACACTCCTTATCCTTCGACCGTTTAGCTGAAAATCAAGTTTATGAGATTGTAAAAGCATTTGATCAAGAATTCTTCAAGCTTGAGGATATTCTTCAAGAGGCAACGAGAATCTTGACAGACTTGAGTGGTTGTACGGTTGTAGCACTGGATGTAGAACCAAGTAGGCAGAAGCTAACAGCTTTTGACATCGTTGTTCTCGGACAACACACAGCTCTTGCTGTTTTTACGCTTGATGAGTCTAGAACAGTTACCAGTCAGTTTTTGATTCCGAGAAATTTCTTGCAGGAGGATTTGAACCGCCTCAAGACCATGATTCAAGAACGTTTCCTGGATCAGACTGTTTTGGATATTCACTACAAGATTCGGACAGAGATTCCGCAGATTATCCAACGTTACTTTACAACAACGGATAACGTCATGGACCTCGTTGAACATATCTTCAAAGAAATGTTCAATGAAAATATCGTGGTTTCTGGCAAAGTCAATCTTTTGAATTTCGCAAATCTAGCAGCTTATCAGTTTTTTGATCAGCCACAAAAAGTAGCTTTGGAAATTCGAGAGAATCTGATTGGCGACCAGATGCAAAGTGTCCGAGTTGCGGATAGCCAAGAATCTTGTCTTGCTGACCTAGCAGTGATTAGCAGTAAGTTCCTGATTCCCTATCGTGGATTTGGAATTCTTGCGATTATTGGTCCAGTCAATTTGAATTATCAACAATTGGTTAATCAACTCAATGTTGTCAATCGAGTTCTAACTATGAAGTTGACGGATTTTTACCGCTATCTCAGCAGCAATCACTATGAAGTGAATTAA
- the grpE gene encoding nucleotide exchange factor GrpE translates to MAQDIKNEEVKEEEVVETAEETTSEKSELDLANERAEEFENKYLRAHAEMQNIQRRANEERQLLQRYRSQDLAKAILPSLDNLERALAVEGLTDDVKKGLEMVQESLVHALKEEGIEEIPADGEFDHNYHMAIQTVPADDEHPADTIAQVFQKGYKLHDRILRPAMVVVYN, encoded by the coding sequence ATGGCCCAAGATATTAAAAATGAAGAAGTAAAAGAAGAGGAAGTTGTGGAAACAGCTGAAGAAACAACTTCTGAGAAGTCTGAATTGGACTTGGCAAATGAACGTGCCGAAGAATTTGAAAACAAATATCTTCGAGCTCATGCAGAAATGCAAAACATTCAGCGCCGTGCCAATGAAGAACGTCAACTCTTGCAACGCTATCGCAGCCAAGATTTGGCAAAAGCAATCTTGCCATCACTGGATAACCTCGAACGTGCCCTTGCCGTTGAAGGATTGACAGATGATGTGAAGAAGGGCTTGGAAATGGTTCAAGAAAGTTTGGTACATGCTCTGAAAGAAGAAGGAATTGAAGAAATTCCAGCAGATGGTGAATTTGACCATAACTACCACATGGCCATTCAAACAGTCCCAGCGGATGACGAACATCCAGCAGACACCATCGCACAAGTCTTCCAAAAAGGCTACAAACTCCATGACCGTATCTTAAGACCGGCTATGGTAGTGGTTTATAACTAG